The Portunus trituberculatus isolate SZX2019 chromosome 19, ASM1759143v1, whole genome shotgun sequence genome contains a region encoding:
- the LOC123506149 gene encoding uncharacterized protein LOC123506149 isoform X3: MTTIRGGVKDRIIHEIGRAIKQAQLEWCGVGCVRACTGRWLVLSLDAALLHGLRSLGHGYWPVVSTLLDRPSLSTITSLPYATKPLTRGRSWICLCLNEGQLENYIHVLTSHTGLLAAHYEAHGLLRDPHRAHLLLMLAAGLEHLKFAIPMDVPGWMQAEGSLGSSSGTSMNSMSISLTSMGSSLPSPSLQDPLDLDTTCSEALEENWLSVEEEAPVSYPRCEDLDTSIHIEHIPKVSRRKRQSRSSSQNSSAGTTPITSTPASSEKKKENEHHRSTGGSLCGEASVPLDDRTEAPQSGGENCDNYCKEGDSAARNKENTKGCSRLMADNVETQGCREKFVTVNDTRSSCVETKSTEESKCGQQENDYTGVEPKVVLRQNVSSTKNSEKRVSFTDTLETESNNKTMHKRLSLCSSSGRGMEIRDLSDLKELLSSLKVQGMLPMTLSLDELFSSFDQSSPVLSERAPPEGQEDPPLHQSITSLFQNNNNNNSVSDDSNNNNASDVPTGESLDSEQEKKATQETDPQVGCFSHHSDIIDGVRWEELTKIGQEMLKEGFHEDGKIGKEELISRIYQDYKAGDTQRPTGTRPKRRQDYLNQSDIQTWQTGSKNSSLQRFPKRRGCYSKIHHSNLADRRQLYKQFYKEEKRWPSLHIPAKVDPSAFKEEEERLALEVAQGQSNLTLPGTQVDPFSKQRFTNQLFTSEEEKFYRMFSLREGHSTGQNVGVQVVLSSHALYVVAPLPRGAKPRHTLKYADIHTIIVGANDLWVCVLSKEAMREDFSVTGAFPGVQLEVGDPDVTHSLMNSLELAIRRHFLSGKLDMVQSLSSISDASLNMSQTSGHEEPESCNTSQRSGGTIKGSTGMEHTHPVELELQKQNRFYSFAGGYSRWNGAYLEQSLPAVVVHPAWELSGLSRWLKSRLRLQESPEVVGYWLVDWEDGSSLGGGDSVYGPLGPTKEGSLMFKPPGLLMPWRPAYFILKAGVLYQFNDARERLPHMIVEVVQCVGCVRLSSSQRPHAFQLLRKKEAPLMLAASDEHQASLWLQAFLTIINSGVRDISERTQMPCRVVLLESGVLLAQQSDLFLGPPPQLDSNSSEKDNSGTTSQQLVDASSSSQAPQVQLPLEKKEPEKLKNMHLLHLKERKPLSSSLSSLNHVSGTSSVPGSPVRRISRGEKCLSPARKSLHLRQNSLSRLLDLETASEKQHNIEKPSPPSPQRKLSIQNIPVEKMREEENPHNTESFRYTGEVKVLTISALEHLSSVSIYAECPTTCLLEFECSEAGEISGDWAIYFRSGGQLQQFLASLANTWQSCSEVEFPLRRVEDAGVQQFLLEGSQISSNGWSLLHL; encoded by the exons GCTCAGCTGGAATGGTGTGGCGTTGGGTGCGTGAGGGCATGCACAGGACGGTGGCTGGTGCTAAGTCTGGATGCCGCCCTCCTCCATGGCCTTCGCTCCCTTGGCCACGGCTATTGGCCTGTGGTTTCTACATTGCTGGACCGACCCTCCCTGAGCACCATCACCTCCCTCCCATATGCCACTAAGCCACTCACCAGAG GTCGATCCTGGATCTGTCTCTGCCTCAATGAAGGGCAGCTTGAAAACTATATACATGTGCTCACATCCCACACTGGACTGCTGGCTGCTCACTATGAGGCTCATGGCTTGCTGCGGGACCCCCACCGTGCCCACCTGCTGCTCATGCTTGCAGCTGGCCTGGAGCACCTCAAGTTTGCCATACCTATG GATGTGCCTGGATGGATGCAGGCAGAGGGCAGCCTCGGCAGCTCCTCTGGAACAAGTATGAACTCAATGAGCATTTCCTTGACCAGCATGggttcttccctcccctctccttcactgcaGGACCCCCTTGACCTGGATACCACCTGTTCTGAAGCTCTTGAGGAGAATTGG CTTTCTGTTGAGGAAGAGGCTCCAGTCTCTTATCCAAGATGTGAGGACTTGGATACATCCATTCACATTGAACACATTCCGAAG GTGTCGAGAAGAAAGAGGCAGAGTAGGTCCTCCTCACAGAATTCTTCAGCTGGCACCACACCTATCACTTCCACGCCTGCAAGctcagagaagaagaaggaaaatgaacatCACAGGAGCACTGGAGGCTCCCTTTGTGGTGAGGCGAGTGTACCATTGGATGACAGAACTGAAGCACCTCAGTCTGGTGGGGAAAACTGTGATAATTATTGTAAGGAAGGTGATAGTGctgcaagaaataaagaaaatacaaaaggctGTTCTAGACTCATGGCAGATAATGTAGAGACACAAGGTTGTAGGGAAAAGTTTGTGACAGTGAATGATACCCGGTCAAGTTGTGTGGAGACAAAGAGCACCGAGGAAAGTAAATGTGGTCAACAAGAAAATGACTACACTGGAGTAGAGCCCAAAGTTGTCCTTCGGCAGAATGTGTCCTCCACTAAGAACAGTGAGAAGCGGGTCTCTTTCACAGATACCTTGGAGACTGAGTCAAACAACAAAACCATGCACAA GCGACTAAGTTTGTGCAGCAGCTCAGGGAGAGGCATGGAGATCCGGGACCTGAGTGACCTGAAAGAGCTTTTATCCAGCCTCAAGGTTCAGGGGATGCTGCCCATGACTCTGTCCTTGGAtgaacttttctcctcctttgacCAG TCCAGTCCTGTGTTGAGTGAGAGAGCTCCTCCAGAAGGCCAGGAAGATCCTCCACTGCATCAGTCCATCACCAGTCTCTttcagaacaataacaataataacagtgtcAGTGatgacagtaacaacaacaatgccagTGATGTGCCCACAGGGGAGTCCTTGGACAgtgagcaggagaagaaagcAACACAGGAGACAGACCCTCAGGTTGGGTGTTTCTCCCACCACAGTGATATCATTGATGGGGTACGGTGGGAGGAGCTGACTAAAATAGGCCAGGAGATGCTGAAGGAAGGCTTCCATGAAGAtggaaagataggaaaagaggagCTAATATCCCGGATATACCAAGATTATAAGGCTGGTGACACACAGAGACCAACAGGTACAAGgccaaaaagaagacaagattaTCTCAATCAAAGTGACATTCAAACATGGCAGACAGGCAGTAAAAATTCCAGCCTCCAGAGATTTCCCAAGCGAAGGGGCTGCTATTCCAAGATACATCATTCAAATTTGGCTGACCGGAGGCAACTATACAAACAGTtctataaagaagaaaagagatggccCAGTCTTCATATTCCTGCTAAAGTGGACCCATCTGCTTTCAAGGAAGAG GAGGAGCGACTTGCTCTTGAAGTAGCACAGGGCCAGTCGAACCTCACACTTCCTGGGACTCAGGTGGATCCTTTCAGTAAACAAAGGTTTACTAATCAATTGTTTActtctgaagaggaaaaattttaTAGA ATGTTCAGTTTGAGGGAAGGCCATAGTACAGGACAGAATGTTGGGGTACAAGTAGTTCTGTCTTCTCACGCTCTCTATGTTGTTGCACCGCTGCCAAGAGGAGCAAAGCCTCGCCACACACTGAAATATGCCGACATCCATACCATCATT GTGGGAGCAAATGACCTTTGGGTTTGTGTCCTGAGTAAGGAAGCAATGCGGGAGGATTTCTCTGTTACGGGAGCGTTTCCTGGTGTCCAGCTGGAAGTTGGAGATCCTGATGTTACTCATAGCCTTATGAATTCCTTGGAGCTTGCCATCCGGCGCCATTTCCTCTCAGGAAAACTAG ACATGGTCCAGTCACTATCAAGTATCAGTGATGCATCTCTGAACATGAGCCAAACCTCTGGGCATGAGGAACCTGAGTCCTGCAACACAAGCCAGAGGTCTGGGGGCACCATCAAGGGTTCCACTGGGATGGAGCACACTCATCCTGTGGAGTTGGAGCTGCAGAAGCAAAACCGATTTTATTCCTTTGCTGGAGGATACTCTCGCTGGAATGGAGCTTATCTGGAGCAGAGCCTTCCAGCAGTGGTGGTACATCCTGCTTGGGAACTGTCAGGACTTAGCAGATGGTTGAAGTCCAGACTTCGTCTCCAG GAGTCTCCTGAAGTGGTTGGTTATTGGCTGGTGGACTGGGAGGATGGCAGCAGCCTTGGGGGAGGTGACTCAGTGTATGGCCCGCTTGGTCCCACCAAGGAAGGCTCCCTTATGTTTAAGCCCCCTGGCCTTCTGATGCCCTGGAGGCCTGCCTATTTCATACTCAA AGCTGGAGTGCTATACCAGTTCAATGATGCACGGGAGAGGCTGCCTCACatgatagtggaggtggtgcagtgtgtggggtgtgtgcgtCTCTCCTCAAGTCAGCGACCACATGCCTTCCAG CtgctgagaaagaaagaagctcCCTTGATGTTGGCAGCCTCTGATGAACACCAGGCCTCTCTTTGGCTGCAGGccttcctcaccatcatcaacagTGGT GTACGAGACATCAGTGAGAGGACACAGATGCCTTGCCGTGTGGTCTTGCTGGAGTCTGGGGTATTGTTGGCGCAGCAGTCAGATCTGTTCCTTGGTCCACCCCCTCAGCTTGATTCCAAcagcagtgagaaagacaaCTCTGGTACCACCTCACAGCAGCTTGTTGATGCTTCTTCCAGCTCACAAGCTCCTCAGGTTCAGCTCCCTTTGGAAAAGAAGGAACCAGAGAAACTAAAGAACATGCATCTTCTTCACCTCAAAGAACGTAAACCCCTAAGCTCTTCTTTAAGCTCCTTGAACCATGTCAGTGGCACATCCTCAGTTCCTGGTAGTCCTGTTCGCCGCATTTCTCGTGGGGAGAAGTGTTTGTCTCCAGCACGCAAAAGTCTTCATCTCCGCCAGAACAGTCTTTCAAGACTTCTAGACTTGGAAACAGCTAGCGAGAAGCAACATAACATTGAaaagccatcaccaccatctcctcaaAGGAAGTTATCAATACAGAACATCCCAgttgagaaaatgagagaggaagaaaatcccCACAATACTGAAAGCTTTAGATACACAGGAGAAGTGAAGGTTTTGACAATAAGTGCACTGGAACATTTATCCTCTGTCTCAATCTATGCTGAGTGCCCAACTACTTGCCTCTTG GAGTTTGAGTGTAGTGAAGCTGGGGAGATTTCTGGAGACTGGGCAATTTACTTCCGCTCAGGGGGACAGCTGCAACAGTTTCTGGCTTCACTGGCCAACACCTGGCAGTCCTGCTCTGAG GTTGAGTTTCCCCTGCGGCGGGTGGAAGATGCAGGTGTCCAGCAGTTCCTCTTGGAAGGTTCACAGATATCCAGTAATGGGTGGTCtctcctgcatttgtaa
- the LOC123506149 gene encoding uncharacterized protein LOC123506149 isoform X1 produces the protein MTTIRGGVKDRIIHEIGRAIKQAQLEWCGVGCVRACTGRWLVLSLDAALLHGLRSLGHGYWPVVSTLLDRPSLSTITSLPYATKPLTRGRSWICLCLNEGQLENYIHVLTSHTGLLAAHYEAHGLLRDPHRAHLLLMLAAGLEHLKFAIPMDVPGWMQAEGSLGSSSGTSMNSMSISLTSMGSSLPSPSLQDPLDLDTTCSEALEENWLSVEEEAPVSYPRCEDLDTSIHIEHIPKVSRRKRQSRSSSQNSSAGTTPITSTPASSEKKKENEHHRSTGGSLCGEASVPLDDRTEAPQSGGENCDNYCKEGDSAARNKENTKGCSRLMADNVETQGCREKFVTVNDTRSSCVETKSTEESKCGQQENDYTGVEPKVVLRQNVSSTKNSEKRVSFTDTLETESNNKTMHKRLSLCSSSGRGMEIRDLSDLKELLSSLKVQGMLPMTLSLDELFSSFDQSSPVLSERAPPEGQEDPPLHQSITSLFQNNNNNNSVSDDSNNNNASDVPTGESLDSEQEKKATQETDPQVGCFSHHSDIIDGVRWEELTKIGQEMLKEGFHEDGKIGKEELISRIYQDYKAGDTQRPTGTRPKRRQDYLNQSDIQTWQTGSKNSSLQRFPKRRGCYSKIHHSNLADRRQLYKQFYKEEKRWPSLHIPAKVDPSAFKEEEERLALEVAQGQSNLTLPGTQVDPFSKQRFTNQLFTSEEEKFYRMFSLREGHSTGQNVGVQVVLSSHALYVVAPLPRGAKPRHTLKYADIHTIIVGANDLWVCVLSKEAMREDFSVTGAFPGVQLEVGDPDVTHSLMNSLELAIRRHFLSGKLGMRPVPAPPLEKDLKPSTRKGFLQEFTRECVDNFSNSLLEESLLNAWDSRKTVDVSQESSESSEASPAVTPGSAHSSQESTDASQLSTDISDMSNDSSQSEASHTSGELSRASSDASQVSNDISHLSSDVILGSTDSSRHASDLSNSLSDETPTSSDMVQSLSSISDASLNMSQTSGHEEPESCNTSQRSGGTIKGSTGMEHTHPVELELQKQNRFYSFAGGYSRWNGAYLEQSLPAVVVHPAWELSGLSRWLKSRLRLQESPEVVGYWLVDWEDGSSLGGGDSVYGPLGPTKEGSLMFKPPGLLMPWRPAYFILKAGVLYQFNDARERLPHMIVEVVQCVGCVRLSSSQRPHAFQLLRKKEAPLMLAASDEHQASLWLQAFLTIINSGVRDISERTQMPCRVVLLESGVLLAQQSDLFLGPPPQLDSNSSEKDNSGTTSQQLVDASSSSQAPQVQLPLEKKEPEKLKNMHLLHLKERKPLSSSLSSLNHVSGTSSVPGSPVRRISRGEKCLSPARKSLHLRQNSLSRLLDLETASEKQHNIEKPSPPSPQRKLSIQNIPVEKMREEENPHNTESFRYTGEVKVLTISALEHLSSVSIYAECPTTCLLEFECSEAGEISGDWAIYFRSGGQLQQFLASLANTWQSCSEVEFPLRRVEDAGVQQFLLEGSQISSNGWSLLHL, from the exons GCTCAGCTGGAATGGTGTGGCGTTGGGTGCGTGAGGGCATGCACAGGACGGTGGCTGGTGCTAAGTCTGGATGCCGCCCTCCTCCATGGCCTTCGCTCCCTTGGCCACGGCTATTGGCCTGTGGTTTCTACATTGCTGGACCGACCCTCCCTGAGCACCATCACCTCCCTCCCATATGCCACTAAGCCACTCACCAGAG GTCGATCCTGGATCTGTCTCTGCCTCAATGAAGGGCAGCTTGAAAACTATATACATGTGCTCACATCCCACACTGGACTGCTGGCTGCTCACTATGAGGCTCATGGCTTGCTGCGGGACCCCCACCGTGCCCACCTGCTGCTCATGCTTGCAGCTGGCCTGGAGCACCTCAAGTTTGCCATACCTATG GATGTGCCTGGATGGATGCAGGCAGAGGGCAGCCTCGGCAGCTCCTCTGGAACAAGTATGAACTCAATGAGCATTTCCTTGACCAGCATGggttcttccctcccctctccttcactgcaGGACCCCCTTGACCTGGATACCACCTGTTCTGAAGCTCTTGAGGAGAATTGG CTTTCTGTTGAGGAAGAGGCTCCAGTCTCTTATCCAAGATGTGAGGACTTGGATACATCCATTCACATTGAACACATTCCGAAG GTGTCGAGAAGAAAGAGGCAGAGTAGGTCCTCCTCACAGAATTCTTCAGCTGGCACCACACCTATCACTTCCACGCCTGCAAGctcagagaagaagaaggaaaatgaacatCACAGGAGCACTGGAGGCTCCCTTTGTGGTGAGGCGAGTGTACCATTGGATGACAGAACTGAAGCACCTCAGTCTGGTGGGGAAAACTGTGATAATTATTGTAAGGAAGGTGATAGTGctgcaagaaataaagaaaatacaaaaggctGTTCTAGACTCATGGCAGATAATGTAGAGACACAAGGTTGTAGGGAAAAGTTTGTGACAGTGAATGATACCCGGTCAAGTTGTGTGGAGACAAAGAGCACCGAGGAAAGTAAATGTGGTCAACAAGAAAATGACTACACTGGAGTAGAGCCCAAAGTTGTCCTTCGGCAGAATGTGTCCTCCACTAAGAACAGTGAGAAGCGGGTCTCTTTCACAGATACCTTGGAGACTGAGTCAAACAACAAAACCATGCACAA GCGACTAAGTTTGTGCAGCAGCTCAGGGAGAGGCATGGAGATCCGGGACCTGAGTGACCTGAAAGAGCTTTTATCCAGCCTCAAGGTTCAGGGGATGCTGCCCATGACTCTGTCCTTGGAtgaacttttctcctcctttgacCAG TCCAGTCCTGTGTTGAGTGAGAGAGCTCCTCCAGAAGGCCAGGAAGATCCTCCACTGCATCAGTCCATCACCAGTCTCTttcagaacaataacaataataacagtgtcAGTGatgacagtaacaacaacaatgccagTGATGTGCCCACAGGGGAGTCCTTGGACAgtgagcaggagaagaaagcAACACAGGAGACAGACCCTCAGGTTGGGTGTTTCTCCCACCACAGTGATATCATTGATGGGGTACGGTGGGAGGAGCTGACTAAAATAGGCCAGGAGATGCTGAAGGAAGGCTTCCATGAAGAtggaaagataggaaaagaggagCTAATATCCCGGATATACCAAGATTATAAGGCTGGTGACACACAGAGACCAACAGGTACAAGgccaaaaagaagacaagattaTCTCAATCAAAGTGACATTCAAACATGGCAGACAGGCAGTAAAAATTCCAGCCTCCAGAGATTTCCCAAGCGAAGGGGCTGCTATTCCAAGATACATCATTCAAATTTGGCTGACCGGAGGCAACTATACAAACAGTtctataaagaagaaaagagatggccCAGTCTTCATATTCCTGCTAAAGTGGACCCATCTGCTTTCAAGGAAGAG GAGGAGCGACTTGCTCTTGAAGTAGCACAGGGCCAGTCGAACCTCACACTTCCTGGGACTCAGGTGGATCCTTTCAGTAAACAAAGGTTTACTAATCAATTGTTTActtctgaagaggaaaaattttaTAGA ATGTTCAGTTTGAGGGAAGGCCATAGTACAGGACAGAATGTTGGGGTACAAGTAGTTCTGTCTTCTCACGCTCTCTATGTTGTTGCACCGCTGCCAAGAGGAGCAAAGCCTCGCCACACACTGAAATATGCCGACATCCATACCATCATT GTGGGAGCAAATGACCTTTGGGTTTGTGTCCTGAGTAAGGAAGCAATGCGGGAGGATTTCTCTGTTACGGGAGCGTTTCCTGGTGTCCAGCTGGAAGTTGGAGATCCTGATGTTACTCATAGCCTTATGAATTCCTTGGAGCTTGCCATCCGGCGCCATTTCCTCTCAGGAAAACTAGGTATGAGACCGGTGCCAGCTCCACCATTGGAGAAAGACTTGAAACCTTCCACAAGGAAAGGCTTTCTTCAAGAATTCACTAGGGAGTGTGTTGATAATTTCTCCAATTCCCTGTTAGAGGAATCCCTCCTTAATGCATGGGACTCTAGGAAAACTGTTGATGTTAGTCAGGAGTCCTCTGAGAGTAGTGAAGCATCCCCCGCAGTGACTCCAGGATCTGCCCATTCTAGTCAAGAGTCAACTGATGCCAGCCAATTATCAACAGACATCAGTGATATGTCCAATGACTCCAGTCAGTCTGAGGCAAGCCACACATCTGGTGAGCTAAGCAGAGCGTCATCTGATGCTAGTCAAGTATCCAATGATATTAGTCACTTATCATCAGACGTCATTCTAGGTTCCACAGACTCAAGTCGACATGCTTCAGACTTAAGTAATTCATTATCAGATGAAACTCCCACTTCATCAGACATGGTCCAGTCACTATCAAGTATCAGTGATGCATCTCTGAACATGAGCCAAACCTCTGGGCATGAGGAACCTGAGTCCTGCAACACAAGCCAGAGGTCTGGGGGCACCATCAAGGGTTCCACTGGGATGGAGCACACTCATCCTGTGGAGTTGGAGCTGCAGAAGCAAAACCGATTTTATTCCTTTGCTGGAGGATACTCTCGCTGGAATGGAGCTTATCTGGAGCAGAGCCTTCCAGCAGTGGTGGTACATCCTGCTTGGGAACTGTCAGGACTTAGCAGATGGTTGAAGTCCAGACTTCGTCTCCAG GAGTCTCCTGAAGTGGTTGGTTATTGGCTGGTGGACTGGGAGGATGGCAGCAGCCTTGGGGGAGGTGACTCAGTGTATGGCCCGCTTGGTCCCACCAAGGAAGGCTCCCTTATGTTTAAGCCCCCTGGCCTTCTGATGCCCTGGAGGCCTGCCTATTTCATACTCAA AGCTGGAGTGCTATACCAGTTCAATGATGCACGGGAGAGGCTGCCTCACatgatagtggaggtggtgcagtgtgtggggtgtgtgcgtCTCTCCTCAAGTCAGCGACCACATGCCTTCCAG CtgctgagaaagaaagaagctcCCTTGATGTTGGCAGCCTCTGATGAACACCAGGCCTCTCTTTGGCTGCAGGccttcctcaccatcatcaacagTGGT GTACGAGACATCAGTGAGAGGACACAGATGCCTTGCCGTGTGGTCTTGCTGGAGTCTGGGGTATTGTTGGCGCAGCAGTCAGATCTGTTCCTTGGTCCACCCCCTCAGCTTGATTCCAAcagcagtgagaaagacaaCTCTGGTACCACCTCACAGCAGCTTGTTGATGCTTCTTCCAGCTCACAAGCTCCTCAGGTTCAGCTCCCTTTGGAAAAGAAGGAACCAGAGAAACTAAAGAACATGCATCTTCTTCACCTCAAAGAACGTAAACCCCTAAGCTCTTCTTTAAGCTCCTTGAACCATGTCAGTGGCACATCCTCAGTTCCTGGTAGTCCTGTTCGCCGCATTTCTCGTGGGGAGAAGTGTTTGTCTCCAGCACGCAAAAGTCTTCATCTCCGCCAGAACAGTCTTTCAAGACTTCTAGACTTGGAAACAGCTAGCGAGAAGCAACATAACATTGAaaagccatcaccaccatctcctcaaAGGAAGTTATCAATACAGAACATCCCAgttgagaaaatgagagaggaagaaaatcccCACAATACTGAAAGCTTTAGATACACAGGAGAAGTGAAGGTTTTGACAATAAGTGCACTGGAACATTTATCCTCTGTCTCAATCTATGCTGAGTGCCCAACTACTTGCCTCTTG GAGTTTGAGTGTAGTGAAGCTGGGGAGATTTCTGGAGACTGGGCAATTTACTTCCGCTCAGGGGGACAGCTGCAACAGTTTCTGGCTTCACTGGCCAACACCTGGCAGTCCTGCTCTGAG GTTGAGTTTCCCCTGCGGCGGGTGGAAGATGCAGGTGTCCAGCAGTTCCTCTTGGAAGGTTCACAGATATCCAGTAATGGGTGGTCtctcctgcatttgtaa